The Polyangium mundeleinium genome contains the following window.
ATCGGCGCACGCTCGCGGGCCTGCTCGACGAGCTCGCGGCGATCTACCGCGAGGTGGACGCATCCTTCGCGGAGCAGACGTGCCCAGCGTCCACGGAGTGCTGTCGGTTCGGCGTCACGGGGCGCGAGCCGTACGTCACGTCGATCGAGCTCGCCCTCGTGCAACGCGCCATCGCGGCACGAGGCGGCGCGCGCGCGCTCGGCCGCACGCCGCCGCCGCTCGCCAGTAGCGAGGATACGTCGCGTGGCAAGCGTCGCCTCACCACCGTCGATGAGCGCGTCTGCCCGCTGCTCGACGAGAACGGACGATGCGCGATCTACTCGTCGCGTCCGTTCGGATGCCGCACCTACTGGTGTGAGCGCGCGACCTCGCCGGCGGGCGTCGATCAACGCGCCATCAACACCTTCGTTCGCCGCATCAAGGATCTCGCTGCGCGACACGCGCCCGAGGGAGACCTCGGGCGTCCGCTCACGCGCGCGCTCGCGGTCACGAGCACGAGTTCGGGGCCCGGCCCCCGACGCAGACGCTAAAGAACGTTACGTCCGCTCGACGGCCATCACGCCGGGGATGCGCTGGAGCTGCCGGATGACGCCCTTGAGCTGCGCGAGGTCCGAGCACAGGAAGGTAAACGTGTTCGTCGCGCGGCCGTCGTCGCCGGCGCGGCAGGTCGCTTCGCTGATGTTGATGCCCTGCTCGTGGAACGTCTGGCCGACCGTGGCGAGGATGCCGGGCCGGTTCGCCGTCATCACGCGGAGCTGCACCGGGCGGTTGATCTTCGCCCGCGCGTCCCACGAGATCTCCACGCGGCGCTCCGGATCCGTGTCGAGCGCCTTCGGGCAGTTGCGGCGGTGCACCGTGATGCCGCGGCCGCGCGTGATGAAACCGACGATCTCGTCCCCCGGCAGGGGGTTGCAACACTTCGTGTAGCGGACGAGCACGTCGTCGATGCCGTTCAGTCGGATGCCGTGGTTGTCGCGGCCCGTCACCTTGCGGACGAGCGACTCGATGCGGCTCTCCTTGAGGGACGGCGGCGGCAGCGACTCCTTGTCGTTGCCCTGCGGCGGCGCGAGGAACTCGATGATCGCCTTCGGGCTGTGCTTGCCGTAGCCGATGCCGATCAAGAGCTCGTCGAACGTCTGCGCGTTGAAGTGCTCGCAGAGCTTGCGGACCTCCGCCTCGTTCTTCGTG
Protein-coding sequences here:
- a CDS encoding YkgJ family cysteine cluster protein; translated protein: MPPTKSPDRSHASIRTSTTKDDDRRTLAGLLDELAAIYREVDASFAEQTCPASTECCRFGVTGREPYVTSIELALVQRAIAARGGARALGRTPPPLASSEDTSRGKRRLTTVDERVCPLLDENGRCAIYSSRPFGCRTYWCERATSPAGVDQRAINTFVRRIKDLAARHAPEGDLGRPLTRALAVTSTSSGPGPRRRR